The region TGTTGGTTACATGCCAGATGATTTTGGCAAATACAACAACATGCGTGTTGGTGAGTACCTGGACTTTTTTGGTGCCGCCTATGGGATCGGTCGCCGAAAGCGAGTCAGGCGGATCGACGAGGTGCTGGAAATCGCAGGCGCGACATACATGAAGGATCTCTTTGTCGACGCACTTAGTCGGGGAATGCAGCAACGCGTCGCGATCGCGCGAACGCTGATGCACGATCCCGAGGTTCTGATCCTTGATGAGCCTGCCAATGGTCTGGATCCACAAGCTCGTATCGACATGCGGACGATGTTGTTGCGTTTAGCCGATATGGGGAAAACGCTGATCGTCACCAGCCATATCCTGCCCGAACTTGCAAGGGTCTGTGACTTGGTCGCGATGATCACCAAGGGCAAGTTGCGAGCGTTTGGCACGGTTGATGAAATCATGCGGGACATCAAACAACGCCGCACCATGGAAGTCCAATTGGTGAATTCCGAATCAGTCGATCGAGTCGCACAGATGACGAACGACTGGTTGGAAGCGAGTGCACAACAAGCCACCGCGGAAACGGCGCACACCGAAGCAATCGTGCGTTTCTCGACCAGCCATAGCGATGCCGAGTTAGCGCCCTTGTTGGCCCATTTGATTGGCAACGGACAGTCGGTTGCCCAGTTCCGTGAAGTCCCGACTGACTTGGAAGACGCATTCCTTTCGGTTGCCAATCAAGGCGAAAGCAATGACGCACCTCAAGCGTCCGAAGCCGAGAGCGTTGAAAAGGTTGAGGCGTCCTGATGTCAGCACAATCAATTTCGCAATCTGATTTAAATGTGAACTCTCACGACGATGGTTCGGTTACCAATCCGGTCGCCAAACGAGAGTTCCTTGGCATTTTACG is a window of Stieleria sp. JC731 DNA encoding:
- a CDS encoding ABC transporter ATP-binding protein; this translates as MNKPSISDDAVVQTNGLTKRYDEFTALDSLSIRVGRGQILGFIGPNGAGKTTTIRILVGLSRPTSGSASIAGADCVTEARKIKRLVGYMPDDFGKYNNMRVGEYLDFFGAAYGIGRRKRVRRIDEVLEIAGATYMKDLFVDALSRGMQQRVAIARTLMHDPEVLILDEPANGLDPQARIDMRTMLLRLADMGKTLIVTSHILPELARVCDLVAMITKGKLRAFGTVDEIMRDIKQRRTMEVQLVNSESVDRVAQMTNDWLEASAQQATAETAHTEAIVRFSTSHSDAELAPLLAHLIGNGQSVAQFREVPTDLEDAFLSVANQGESNDAPQASEAESVEKVEAS